One genomic region from Pseudomonas sp. R5-89-07 encodes:
- a CDS encoding DUF2126 domain-containing protein, which produces MSIHVALHHVTHYRYDRAVELGPQIVRLRPAAHSRTRILSYALKVLPEQHFINWQQDPQGNYLARLVFPEKTSELRIEVDLVAEMAVFNPFDFFLEPYAENIPFSYAADEQRELAPYLETLPLTPKFAAYLAGIDRTPLPAVDFLVGLNQRLAADIGYLIRMEPGVQTPEFTLENACGSCRDSAWLLVQLLRNLGLAARFVSGYLIQLTADVKALDGPSGTEVDFTDLHAWCEVYLPGAGWIGLDATSGLFAGEGHIPLACSPDPSSAAPISGLVEPCECEFTHEMSVERIWEAPRVTKPYTEEQWLAIQALGRQIDGDLQRDDVRLTMGGEPTFVSIDDPDGAEWNTAALGPDKRRLSAELFQRMRNHYAPKGLVHFGQGKWYPGEQLPRWSLNCYWRRDGVPIWHNSALIADEQEDYGADGAMAGRFLASVAERLKLPARFVFPAYEDNFYYLWREGALPQNVTAQDPRLGDDLERERLRKVFSQGLDKVIGQVLPLARTAANDRWQSGRWYLRDNHCRLVPGDSPLGYRLPLASQPWVTAAEYPFVHPTDPNQDHPQLPSTDQLQSHGEPAASEERVPKLDESADWLTRTALCAEAREGRLYLFMPPLERVEDYLELVTAIEATAEELHCPVLLEGYEPPADTRLSNFRITPDPGVIEVNVQPSATWDELVERTEFLYEEARQTRLTTEKFMIDGRHTGTGGGNHFVLGGATPKDSPFLRRPDLLRSLISYWHNHPSLSYLFSGLFIGPTSQAPRVDEARNDALYELEIAFAQMPAPGEECPPWLVDRLLRNLLIDVTGNTHRAEFCIDKLYSPDGATGRLGLLELRAFEMPPHARMSLTQQLLLRAMVARFWREPYAPPKLARWGTELHDRFLLPHFIEQDFADVIVELNAAGYPLRAEWFAAHLEFRFPKVGDYAVSGIELELRQALEPWHVLGEEGTAGGTVRYVDSSLERLQVKVSGLAPQRYLLTCNGIPVPLQPTGRVGEFVAGVRYRAWQPSNCLQPTIGVHAPLVFDLLDTWMQRSLGGCQYHVAHPGGRNYDSLPVNANEAESRRMARFFRLGHSPGKLDVPPVVINDELPMTLDLRRFPNKND; this is translated from the coding sequence GTGTCGATTCATGTCGCGTTGCACCACGTTACGCATTACCGCTACGACCGGGCTGTTGAACTCGGCCCGCAGATCGTGCGTTTGCGCCCGGCGGCCCATAGCCGTACGCGGATATTGTCCTACGCGCTGAAAGTGTTGCCCGAGCAACATTTCATCAACTGGCAGCAGGATCCCCAGGGTAACTACCTGGCGCGTCTGGTATTCCCGGAAAAAACCAGTGAGCTGCGCATCGAAGTCGATCTGGTCGCCGAGATGGCGGTGTTCAACCCCTTCGACTTTTTCCTCGAGCCCTACGCCGAAAACATCCCTTTCAGCTACGCCGCCGATGAGCAGCGCGAGCTGGCGCCGTATCTGGAAACCTTGCCGCTGACGCCGAAGTTTGCCGCCTACCTGGCCGGTATCGACCGCACGCCGTTGCCGGCGGTGGATTTTCTGGTCGGTCTCAACCAGCGCCTGGCCGCTGATATCGGCTACCTGATTCGCATGGAACCAGGCGTGCAAACCCCGGAATTCACCCTGGAAAACGCCTGCGGCTCGTGCCGCGATTCGGCCTGGCTGTTGGTGCAGCTGCTGCGCAACCTGGGACTGGCGGCGCGGTTTGTGTCCGGCTACCTGATCCAGCTCACCGCCGACGTCAAAGCCCTCGACGGCCCCTCTGGCACCGAAGTGGACTTCACCGACCTGCACGCCTGGTGCGAAGTGTATTTGCCCGGCGCCGGCTGGATCGGCCTGGATGCCACCTCCGGGTTGTTCGCCGGTGAAGGACATATCCCGTTGGCCTGCAGTCCCGATCCGTCCTCCGCCGCACCGATCAGTGGGCTGGTGGAACCCTGCGAGTGCGAATTCACCCACGAAATGTCGGTAGAGCGCATTTGGGAAGCCCCACGGGTGACCAAGCCCTACACCGAAGAGCAGTGGCTGGCGATCCAGGCCCTGGGTCGGCAGATCGATGGTGACTTGCAGAGGGATGATGTGCGCCTGACCATGGGCGGTGAGCCGACTTTCGTCTCCATCGACGACCCCGACGGCGCCGAATGGAACACCGCCGCCCTCGGCCCGGACAAGCGGCGCCTGTCCGCCGAGCTGTTCCAGCGCATGCGCAACCACTACGCGCCCAAGGGCCTGGTGCACTTCGGCCAGGGCAAGTGGTATCCCGGCGAGCAACTGCCGCGCTGGTCGCTCAACTGCTACTGGCGCCGCGACGGCGTGCCGATCTGGCACAACAGCGCGCTGATTGCCGATGAGCAAGAGGACTATGGCGCTGACGGCGCGATGGCCGGGCGCTTCCTGGCCAGCGTCGCCGAACGCCTCAAGCTGCCGGCACGGTTTGTGTTCCCGGCCTACGAAGACAATTTCTACTACCTGTGGCGCGAAGGCGCACTACCGCAAAACGTCACCGCCCAAGACCCGCGCCTTGGCGATGACCTGGAGCGCGAACGTCTGCGCAAGGTCTTCAGCCAAGGCCTGGATAAAGTCATCGGCCAGGTGCTGCCGCTGGCGCGCACGGCCGCCAATGACCGCTGGCAGAGTGGGCGCTGGTACCTGCGCGACAACCACTGCCGCCTGGTGCCGGGCGATTCGCCGTTGGGTTATCGGCTGCCGCTGGCCTCGCAGCCATGGGTGACGGCGGCGGAATATCCGTTTGTGCACCCCACCGACCCGAATCAGGACCACCCGCAGCTGCCGAGCACCGACCAACTGCAAAGCCATGGCGAGCCTGCAGCCAGTGAAGAGCGTGTGCCAAAGCTGGATGAATCTGCCGACTGGCTGACCCGCACCGCGCTGTGCGCCGAAGCACGGGAAGGGCGCCTCTATCTGTTCATGCCGCCGCTGGAGCGTGTCGAGGACTATCTTGAGTTGGTGACGGCCATCGAGGCGACCGCCGAAGAACTGCATTGTCCGGTGTTGCTGGAGGGCTATGAGCCGCCGGCCGATACGCGCCTGAGCAACTTTCGCATCACGCCGGACCCCGGCGTGATCGAGGTCAACGTGCAGCCATCCGCCACCTGGGACGAGTTGGTGGAGCGCACCGAGTTTCTTTACGAAGAAGCGCGGCAAACCCGCCTGACCACGGAGAAATTCATGATCGACGGTCGTCACACCGGCACCGGCGGCGGTAACCACTTCGTGCTCGGCGGCGCCACGCCCAAGGACTCACCGTTCTTGCGGCGCCCGGATTTGCTGCGCAGTTTGATCAGTTACTGGCATAACCACCCCTCGCTGTCGTACCTGTTTTCCGGACTCTTCATCGGGCCGACCTCCCAGGCGCCACGGGTAGATGAGGCGCGCAACGATGCGCTCTATGAGCTGGAAATCGCCTTTGCACAAATGCCCGCACCGGGCGAAGAATGCCCGCCCTGGCTGGTCGACCGCTTGCTGCGCAACCTGCTGATCGACGTGACGGGCAATACCCATCGTGCCGAGTTCTGCATCGACAAGCTCTATTCCCCCGACGGCGCCACCGGCCGCCTGGGCCTGCTGGAGCTGCGCGCGTTTGAAATGCCGCCCCATGCGCGCATGAGCCTTACCCAGCAGTTGCTGTTGCGGGCGATGGTCGCGCGTTTCTGGCGTGAGCCCTACGCGCCGCCGAAACTGGCGCGTTGGGGCACCGAGCTGCATGACCGCTTCCTGCTGCCGCACTTTATCGAGCAGGATTTCGCTGACGTAATCGTCGAACTGAACGCCGCCGGTTATCCGCTGCGCGCCGAGTGGTTTGCCGCGCACCTGGAGTTCCGTTTCCCCAAGGTCGGCGACTATGCCGTCAGCGGGATCGAGCTGGAACTGCGCCAGGCTTTGGAGCCCTGGCATGTTCTGGGCGAAGAGGGCACGGCGGGCGGTACGGTGCGCTATGTGGATTCGTCCCTGGAGCGCCTGCAGGTGAAGGTGAGCGGCTTGGCGCCGCAACGGTACCTGCTGACCTGCAACGGCATCCCGGTGCCGCTGCAGCCGACTGGCCGGGTCGGCGAGTTCGTCGCCGGCGTGCGTTACCGTGCCTGGCAACCGTCCAACTGCCTGCAACCGACCATCGGGGTGCATGCGCCGCTGGTGTTCGACTTGCTGGACACCTGGATGCAACGCTCGCTGGGCGGCTGCCAATACCACGTGGCCCATCCGGGCGGGCGCAATTACGACAGCTTGCCGGTGAATGCCAATGAAGCCGAGAGCCGGCGGATGGCGCGGTTTTTCCGCTTGGGGCATAGTCCAGGCAAGCTGGACGTGCCACCTGTCGTCATCAACGATGAGTTACCGATGACCCTCGACCTGCGGCGTTTCCCCAATAAAAATGACTGA